Proteins from one Alysiella filiformis genomic window:
- a CDS encoding BON domain-containing protein: protein MKRPHFPYPSMIAAVLLAAGLSGCAAGIIGGGAAVASVADRRSGGSQADDEVMEQRIKSKAQALLRKNSYINYTPHVAVTSYNRRILLTGQVASTADSQLAEQIARSEQSALSVYNYITVSPINRSVVDVSNDTAITARVRANLLGISHVVYPGHVKVVTYGGITYVMGILTPAQQAAVTHRVSTTAGVLRVVTLFEEHKSAY, encoded by the coding sequence ATGAAACGCCCACATTTCCCTTATCCCTCAATGATTGCTGCTGTGCTGTTGGCGGCAGGATTAAGCGGTTGTGCCGCAGGCATTATTGGCGGTGGCGCGGCTGTGGCTTCGGTAGCCGACCGCCGCAGTGGTGGCTCGCAAGCCGATGATGAAGTGATGGAACAACGCATCAAATCCAAAGCGCAAGCCTTGCTCCGCAAAAACAGCTACATCAATTATACGCCTCATGTGGCGGTTACCAGCTACAATCGCCGCATTTTGCTGACGGGACAGGTTGCCAGCACAGCCGATAGCCAGCTTGCCGAACAAATTGCCCGCTCGGAGCAAAGTGCTTTGTCGGTTTACAATTATATTACGGTTAGCCCCATCAACCGCTCGGTGGTTGATGTGAGCAACGATACTGCCATTACGGCTCGTGTTCGCGCCAATTTGTTGGGCATCAGCCATGTGGTTTACCCTGGTCATGTGAAGGTGGTAACCTATGGTGGCATTACTTATGTGATGGGCATTTTAACCCCCGCTCAACAGGCTGCCGTTACCCACCGTGTGAGTACCACCGCAGGCGTGTTGCGCGTGGTAACGCTTTTTGAAGAACACAAATCCGCTTATTAA
- the edd gene encoding phosphogluconate dehydratase, producing MKPLHPKLAEITQAIIERSRPTRTAYLNRIRALKQNGKVERDQLGCSNLAHGYAAMPNAIKIEMQKAHVPNIGMISTYNDMVSAHQPFKHFPDWIKDEVQKHGATAQVAGGAPAMCDGITQGYEGMEMSLFSRDVIAMSTAIGLSHQMFDGAMFFGVCDKIVPGLVIGALSCGHLPAIFVPAGPMVSGIGNKEKARTRQLFAEGKVGRDALLQSEMASYHSPGTCTFYGTANSNQMMMELMGLHLPAAAFFNPNTPMREALTRQAAVQMVQSLQNQTAKPIGEMLSEKSFVNAIIGLMATGGSTNHTMHLVAMARAAGVILNWDDFDAISAIVPLLIRVYPNGQADVNHFAAAGGLPFVIRELRENGLLHDDVDTVMGHGMAAYTQEPFLLDGKLVWQDAVAESRDSEVLRPFSQPFSPDGGLKLMKGNIGRGVIKVSAMKAETFVIEAPAIVFNDQKEVLDAFQRGELERDFVCVVRYQGARANGMPELHKLTPPLAILQDRGFKVALVTDGRMSGASGKVPAAIHMSPEALMGGGIGKIRTGDLIRFNAHTGELNVLVDEKTFAEREVPTPDLSKNTHGIGRELFAGFRAQTSSAETGAMSFGGDFA from the coding sequence ATGAAACCGCTCCACCCCAAACTGGCCGAAATCACCCAAGCCATTATTGAACGTTCGCGCCCCACACGCACCGCCTATTTGAACCGCATTCGCGCCCTCAAACAAAACGGCAAAGTAGAACGCGACCAACTGGGCTGCTCCAACTTGGCGCACGGCTATGCCGCCATGCCCAACGCCATCAAAATTGAAATGCAAAAAGCCCACGTTCCCAACATCGGCATGATTAGCACCTACAACGACATGGTTTCGGCACACCAGCCCTTCAAACACTTCCCCGATTGGATTAAAGACGAAGTACAAAAACACGGTGCCACCGCCCAAGTTGCAGGTGGCGCACCCGCCATGTGCGATGGCATTACCCAAGGCTACGAAGGCATGGAAATGTCGCTGTTTTCGCGCGATGTGATTGCCATGAGTACCGCCATAGGCTTATCCCACCAAATGTTTGATGGCGCAATGTTTTTTGGCGTTTGCGACAAAATCGTACCGGGTTTGGTCATCGGTGCATTGTCGTGTGGGCATTTGCCAGCGATTTTCGTGCCAGCAGGCCCAATGGTCAGCGGCATAGGCAACAAAGAAAAAGCCCGCACACGCCAACTTTTTGCCGAAGGCAAAGTGGGACGCGATGCCCTGTTGCAAAGCGAAATGGCATCGTATCACAGCCCTGGTACTTGCACCTTTTACGGCACGGCAAACTCCAACCAAATGATGATGGAATTGATGGGTTTGCATTTGCCAGCCGCCGCATTTTTCAATCCCAACACCCCCATGCGCGAAGCCCTTACCCGCCAAGCCGCCGTACAAATGGTACAGTCGCTGCAAAACCAAACCGCTAAACCCATAGGCGAAATGCTGTCTGAAAAATCTTTTGTGAACGCGATTATCGGCTTAATGGCAACAGGCGGCTCCACCAACCACACCATGCACTTGGTGGCAATGGCGCGCGCGGCTGGCGTGATTTTGAATTGGGACGATTTTGACGCGATTTCAGCCATTGTCCCCTTGTTGATTCGCGTGTATCCCAACGGTCAAGCCGATGTGAACCATTTTGCCGCAGCAGGCGGTTTGCCCTTTGTGATACGCGAATTGCGCGAAAACGGCTTGTTGCACGATGATGTGGACACCGTCATGGGACACGGCATGGCAGCCTACACCCAAGAACCGTTTTTATTGGACGGCAAATTGGTGTGGCAAGACGCGGTTGCCGAAAGCCGCGACAGCGAAGTGTTGCGCCCATTCAGCCAGCCTTTTTCGCCAGACGGCGGCTTAAAATTGATGAAAGGCAACATCGGACGCGGCGTGATTAAAGTTTCTGCCATGAAAGCCGAAACCTTTGTCATTGAAGCCCCCGCCATCGTATTCAACGACCAAAAAGAAGTGCTGGACGCATTCCAACGCGGCGAATTGGAACGCGATTTTGTGTGCGTGGTACGCTATCAAGGCGCAAGAGCCAACGGCATGCCCGAATTGCACAAACTCACGCCCCCATTGGCGATTTTGCAAGACCGTGGTTTCAAAGTCGCATTGGTAACAGACGGACGCATGTCGGGTGCAAGCGGCAAAGTGCCAGCCGCCATTCACATGTCGCCCGAAGCCCTGATGGGTGGCGGCATTGGCAAAATCCGCACAGGCGATTTAATCCGATTCAATGCCCACACAGGCGAATTGAACGTGTTGGTAGATGAAAAAACCTTTGCCGAACGCGAAGTGCCAACCCCCGATTTGTCCAAAAACACGCACGGCATTGGACGTGAATTGTTTGCAGGTTTCCGCGCCCAAACCAGCAGCGCAGAAACAGGTGCAATGAGTTTTGGCGGCGATTTCGCATAA
- the ubiG gene encoding bifunctional 2-polyprenyl-6-hydroxyphenol methylase/3-demethylubiquinol 3-O-methyltransferase UbiG translates to MTTHNVDATEIEKFSKLADKWWDKTGEFKPLHDINPLRLDYINQHAHLHGKTIVDVGCGGGILSESMAKYGAASVLGVDMAEKSLQAAQQHAQAENIANVSYRCISVEDLAAQMPHSFDVVTCMEMLEHVPQPESIIRACAKLVKPEGWVFFSTINRNAKSMIHAILGAEYVLNLVPKGTHDWHKFITPAEMARMCRLANLNVHDARGMGYNPLTRHYFLQDDVSVNYMLVCRPMA, encoded by the coding sequence ATGACCACACACAATGTAGATGCCACCGAAATTGAAAAATTCAGCAAACTCGCCGACAAATGGTGGGACAAAACAGGCGAATTTAAACCCCTACACGACATCAACCCTTTGCGTTTGGACTACATCAACCAACACGCCCATTTGCACGGCAAAACCATTGTGGACGTGGGTTGTGGCGGCGGCATTTTGTCGGAAAGCATGGCAAAGTATGGTGCCGCCTCCGTGTTGGGGGTGGACATGGCAGAAAAATCCTTACAGGCAGCCCAACAACACGCGCAAGCCGAAAACATTGCCAATGTATCCTACCGTTGTATCAGCGTGGAAGATTTGGCAGCGCAAATGCCACACAGTTTTGACGTGGTAACGTGCATGGAAATGCTGGAACACGTTCCCCAGCCTGAATCCATCATTCGCGCGTGCGCCAAGTTGGTCAAACCAGAGGGTTGGGTGTTTTTTTCCACCATCAACCGCAATGCCAAATCCATGATACACGCCATTTTGGGCGCGGAATATGTGCTGAATCTCGTTCCCAAAGGCACACACGATTGGCACAAATTCATTACCCCAGCAGAAATGGCAAGAATGTGTCGTTTGGCAAACCTGAACGTGCATGACGCGCGTGGCATGGGCTATAACCCCTTAACGCGCCATTATTTTTTGCAAGATGATGTGTCGGTCAATTACATGCTGGTGTGTCGCCCAATGGCATGA
- a CDS encoding DUF4298 domain-containing protein — MQDKINQIQDLYRQWQQLQPKLAQAQQDWQQSCAIMQQLNDFYFDGEYREFYEAIENGAKVDLTTQGEYSVMSEDALWNAFHEHQHMAWQRLRSAMAELDPEQ, encoded by the coding sequence ATGCAAGACAAAATCAATCAAATTCAAGATTTGTATCGCCAATGGCAACAGTTGCAGCCCAAGCTGGCACAAGCGCAACAAGATTGGCAACAAAGTTGCGCCATCATGCAGCAACTCAACGATTTTTATTTTGACGGCGAATACCGTGAATTTTACGAAGCCATTGAAAATGGCGCAAAAGTGGATTTGACCACCCAAGGCGAATACAGCGTGATGAGCGAAGACGCTTTGTGGAACGCCTTTCATGAACATCAACACATGGCGTGGCAACGTTTGCGTTCGGCAATGGCAGAGCTTGACCCTGAACAATAA
- a CDS encoding MATE family efflux transporter produces the protein MLFSLNQFPPSRFRTESRQLIALALPMMLAQIAAVGVGVVDTIMAGAAGKDDLAAVALGSSVFATVYITFLGIMTALNPLIAQMHGAGKTDEVGEMGRQGLWFGVCMGAVGMVLLLALIAPLKGYLNLSDYIETQFGDYLFYTALAMPAAMIHRALHAYASSLNRPKPIMWVSWAALILNIPLNYVFVYGKFGLPEMGGAGCGLASLLVFWFNALVLGVYVARDRYFQIFGLTRQFSQPNWRELKNIWHLGWAIGLSYFLEASLFTFIVWLIADLGEDVVAAQQVVLSLSSMVYMIPQAVGSAATVCVGFALGRRQFVRARYVSGVSVALGLMLALAAMLVLLLARYPLVGVYSNDGDVIALAAQIVVFAAIFQLFDFTQCIASYALRGYKITRIPMLIHAVAFWCLGLLPGYALAYGVSMGVFGFWTALVLSLCAAAMALVYYLEKCSAWAVKHRAI, from the coding sequence ATGTTATTTTCACTTAATCAATTTCCCCCATCGCGTTTTCGTACCGAAAGCCGACAACTGATTGCTTTGGCTTTACCCATGATGTTGGCGCAAATCGCCGCCGTGGGCGTGGGCGTGGTGGACACCATCATGGCTGGCGCGGCAGGTAAAGATGATTTGGCGGCGGTGGCTTTGGGCAGCTCAGTGTTTGCAACGGTGTACATCACGTTTTTGGGGATTATGACTGCGCTTAATCCGCTCATCGCGCAAATGCACGGTGCGGGCAAAACCGATGAAGTCGGCGAAATGGGGCGACAAGGCTTGTGGTTTGGCGTGTGCATGGGCGCGGTGGGCATGGTGCTGTTGCTGGCATTGATTGCGCCTTTGAAGGGCTATTTGAATTTGTCGGATTACATTGAAACGCAATTTGGCGATTATTTGTTTTACACCGCGCTTGCCATGCCTGCGGCAATGATTCATCGGGCTTTGCACGCTTATGCGTCTAGCTTAAATCGCCCCAAGCCGATTATGTGGGTGAGTTGGGCGGCTTTGATTTTGAATATTCCGCTTAATTATGTGTTTGTGTATGGCAAATTTGGGCTGCCTGAAATGGGCGGTGCGGGTTGCGGTTTGGCGAGTTTGTTGGTGTTTTGGTTTAATGCGCTGGTGCTGGGGGTTTATGTTGCCCGCGACAGGTATTTTCAAATATTTGGTTTAACGCGCCAATTCAGCCAACCCAACTGGCGTGAACTGAAAAACATTTGGCATTTGGGTTGGGCGATTGGTTTATCGTATTTTTTGGAAGCGAGTTTGTTCACATTTATTGTGTGGTTGATTGCCGATTTGGGCGAAGATGTGGTGGCGGCACAGCAGGTGGTGTTGAGTTTAAGCAGCATGGTTTACATGATTCCGCAAGCGGTGGGTTCTGCGGCAACGGTGTGTGTGGGTTTTGCTTTGGGGCGGCGACAATTTGTGCGTGCGCGTTATGTTTCGGGGGTGTCGGTGGCTTTGGGTTTGATGTTGGCGTTGGCGGCCATGCTGGTGTTGCTGTTGGCGCGTTACCCTTTGGTGGGCGTGTACAGCAACGATGGCGATGTGATTGCTTTGGCGGCACAAATTGTGGTGTTTGCGGCAATTTTTCAACTGTTTGATTTTACGCAATGTATTGCGTCTTATGCTTTGCGTGGTTACAAAATCACGCGCATTCCCATGCTGATTCATGCGGTGGCGTTTTGGTGTTTGGGTTTGTTGCCCGGGTATGCTTTGGCGTATGGGGTAAGCATGGGCGTGTTTGGTTTTTGGACGGCATTGGTGTTGTCGCTGTGCGCGGCGGCAATGGCTTTGGTGTATTATTTGGAAAAATGCAGCGCGTGGGCGGTCAAACACCGCGCGATTTAG
- the truA gene encoding tRNA pseudouridine(38-40) synthase TruA has protein sequence MQTQRYALILSYDGSQFFGWQKQAQGIATVQAALEHALAQIAGEPIDTTTAGRTDTGVHATAQVVHFDTHAQRPISAWVRGVNAHLPDGVAVWHAQAVAPHFHARFDAFGRHYRYVLQSSPVRSPLLMGRVGWTHYPLNLDNMRQAAQLLCGEHDFSTFRAAECQAKSPVKTMYQITLSGSPHFIKMDFHANAFLHHMVRNIVGALVYVGAGRLTVAQFAEMFAQRSRLRAPPTFMPDGLYLTGVDYPPEWGVLRQPVPEWL, from the coding sequence ATGCAAACCCAACGTTACGCGCTCATTTTGTCGTATGACGGCAGCCAATTTTTCGGTTGGCAAAAACAAGCCCAAGGCATTGCCACCGTGCAAGCGGCTTTGGAACACGCACTCGCGCAAATTGCAGGCGAACCCATAGACACCACCACCGCAGGGCGCACCGACACGGGCGTACACGCCACCGCACAGGTGGTGCATTTTGATACCCATGCTCAACGCCCCATCAGCGCGTGGGTACGCGGTGTGAATGCCCATTTGCCCGATGGTGTTGCGGTGTGGCATGCCCAAGCGGTTGCGCCGCATTTTCATGCGCGATTTGATGCGTTTGGCAGGCATTATCGTTATGTGTTGCAATCTTCGCCTGTGCGTTCGCCTTTGTTGATGGGGCGCGTGGGCTGGACGCATTATCCCCTTAATCTGGACAATATGCGCCAAGCCGCCCAGTTATTGTGTGGCGAACACGATTTTTCCACGTTTCGCGCGGCGGAATGTCAAGCCAAATCGCCTGTGAAAACCATGTATCAAATCACGCTTTCAGGCAGCCCCCATTTCATCAAAATGGATTTTCACGCCAATGCGTTTTTGCACCACATGGTACGCAATATTGTGGGTGCGTTGGTGTATGTGGGGGCAGGGCGATTGACGGTGGCGCAATTTGCCGAAATGTTTGCCCAACGCAGCCGTTTACGCGCACCGCCCACGTTTATGCCCGATGGTTTGTATTTAACTGGGGTGGATTATCCGCCTGAATGGGGTGTGCTTCGGCAGCCTGTACCCGAATGGTTGTAG